One stretch of Cohnella algarum DNA includes these proteins:
- a CDS encoding IS110 family transposase, with product MEAMLERCAGLDVHQETVVACVLTGPIDRTPVSEIRTFGTIDNELMELGQWLADEGCTHVAMESTGVYWKSVWNVLEAFDYDLILANAHHIKNLPGRKTDMKDAEWIAKLLRCGLIEGSFVPSEDIRDLRDLTRYRKKLVQDATSEKNRIHKLLQDANIKLTTHMSDIFGKSGRLLLEKLVHGEVITMEFLETHMKGALKHKSPKLLQSLNGRLRKHHRDMIRFSWDHLLYLEKQIDQVEQDIRQRIADKQEAVDLLLTIPGVNEQAASVILAEIGTDMTRFKDDHHLAAWAGVSPGNHESAGKKNELGHDPETIT from the coding sequence ATGGAAGCGATGCTTGAACGATGTGCGGGTTTGGACGTTCATCAGGAAACGGTGGTCGCGTGCGTACTCACCGGGCCGATCGACCGCACGCCTGTCAGTGAAATCCGTACATTCGGCACGATAGACAACGAACTGATGGAGCTCGGTCAATGGCTTGCCGATGAAGGTTGTACCCATGTCGCCATGGAGAGTACGGGCGTGTATTGGAAATCCGTTTGGAACGTGCTCGAAGCCTTCGATTACGACCTGATTTTGGCTAATGCCCATCACATCAAGAACCTCCCCGGACGCAAAACCGATATGAAAGACGCTGAGTGGATTGCGAAGCTGCTGCGATGCGGGCTTATTGAGGGAAGCTTTGTTCCCTCCGAAGACATTCGAGATCTGCGGGATCTTACCCGCTATCGCAAAAAGCTGGTGCAAGACGCCACTTCGGAGAAAAATCGCATCCACAAGCTGCTTCAGGATGCCAACATTAAGCTGACGACTCACATGTCCGATATTTTCGGCAAGTCTGGCCGCCTGCTGCTTGAGAAGCTCGTTCATGGCGAGGTCATCACGATGGAGTTTTTGGAGACCCACATGAAAGGAGCCCTGAAACACAAATCCCCTAAACTGCTTCAATCTTTGAACGGCCGCCTTCGCAAGCATCACCGGGACATGATTCGTTTTTCTTGGGATCATCTCCTCTACCTGGAGAAGCAAATCGACCAAGTGGAACAAGACATTCGCCAGCGTATCGCAGACAAGCAGGAAGCGGTCGATCTGCTGCTGACGATTCCGGGAGTCAACGAACAAGCCGCATCCGTTATCCTAGCCGAGATTGGAACCGACATGACGCGCTTCAAAGATGACCATCATTTGGCAGCCTGGGCCGGCGTCAGTCCGGGCAATCACGAGAGTGCGGGTAAAAAAAACGAACTCGGGCACGATCCGGAAACAATCACTTAA
- a CDS encoding F510_1955 family glycosylhydrolase, giving the protein MIKKIKFVKWIAITAIIAVVFSGCSSEGIMESKELKEVELEHVHGLGYSPDGNKLFFASHDGLRVYEKGQWIQPAGEKHDYMGFSMVDDGFYSSGHPASGSKKKNPFGIVKSTDEGKSLEPLTLYGEVDFHGMSVGYKSHAIYLFNLEPNSAIETLGLHYSTDEAKTWTMSEMKGLNGNPTALAVHQTEESVVALGTDQGVFVSKDYGQHFEKLSSDMQVSSLSFTAKGDLLAGGVEQQAVLFKFNLESKKAEQLEIPVMTNDAIAHIAQNPINEQDISIMTIGNNAYTSTDFGKNWTKILDQGKGVSAPK; this is encoded by the coding sequence ATGATAAAGAAAATAAAATTTGTAAAATGGATCGCCATAACAGCGATTATCGCCGTTGTTTTCAGTGGTTGCTCAAGCGAGGGAATTATGGAAAGCAAAGAGCTGAAAGAGGTAGAACTGGAGCACGTTCACGGTTTGGGTTACTCACCAGACGGAAACAAACTTTTCTTTGCTTCACATGATGGACTTCGCGTGTATGAAAAGGGGCAATGGATACAGCCAGCTGGTGAAAAGCATGACTACATGGGTTTTTCCATGGTGGATGACGGATTCTATAGCAGTGGTCATCCGGCCTCAGGCTCCAAGAAGAAAAATCCATTTGGTATCGTGAAAAGTACAGATGAAGGAAAAAGCTTGGAACCATTGACTCTATATGGAGAAGTCGACTTTCATGGCATGAGCGTCGGCTACAAATCCCATGCCATTTATCTTTTCAATCTCGAACCGAACAGCGCCATTGAAACTTTGGGACTACACTATTCCACAGACGAAGCAAAAACCTGGACAATGAGTGAAATGAAGGGGTTGAACGGTAATCCGACTGCGCTAGCCGTACATCAAACCGAAGAGTCCGTAGTCGCATTGGGCACGGATCAAGGCGTATTCGTTTCAAAGGATTACGGACAACATTTTGAAAAGCTTTCGTCAGACATGCAAGTATCCTCGTTGTCATTCACTGCGAAAGGGGATTTGTTGGCAGGCGGCGTAGAACAGCAAGCTGTATTGTTCAAATTTAATTTAGAAAGTAAGAAGGCTGAGCAACTCGAAATACCTGTGATGACGAATGATGCGATCGCCCACATCGCACAAAATCCAATTAATGAGCAAGATATCTCGATCATGACGATCGGCAATAATGCCTATACATCTACGGATTTCGGAAAAAATTGGACAAAGATTCTCGACCAAGGAAAGGGAGTTTCTGCACCAAAATAA
- a CDS encoding DUF2933 domain-containing protein gives MDWTWLLLLLCPLMMIFMMKGMHGTHGKHEHQTEKEILELKKENQRLSQELEHLRKNTR, from the coding sequence ATGGATTGGACTTGGCTGTTATTGCTGTTGTGCCCGTTGATGATGATCTTCATGATGAAAGGGATGCATGGTACGCATGGGAAGCATGAACATCAAACAGAAAAGGAAATTTTAGAGTTGAAGAAAGAAAATCAAAGGTTGTCTCAAGAACTGGAACATCTTAGGAAAAACACAAGGTAA
- a CDS encoding redoxin domain-containing protein, with translation MRKHRKKIQYAILLCILVIGGIAISQSFVSSDKSLRKGGRPPEFSLLGVDGKVYRLSDYKGKALVINFWGTFCPPCVIEMPEFQRQYEKWKSKSFEILAINLSEDKITVNNFKQRYNLTFPLLYDQNRKIEREYQIRSYPTTFFVNPDGTIMDIFVGGMTEKDIDDRIRELLKN, from the coding sequence GTGCGAAAACATCGAAAAAAAATTCAATATGCAATTTTATTGTGCATTCTAGTTATAGGTGGAATTGCTATAAGCCAGTCTTTTGTGTCTTCGGACAAATCTCTGAGAAAAGGGGGACGTCCACCGGAATTTTCCTTGCTCGGAGTGGATGGGAAAGTTTATCGTTTGTCTGACTATAAAGGAAAAGCGCTTGTCATTAATTTTTGGGGCACTTTTTGCCCTCCTTGTGTTATTGAGATGCCAGAATTTCAGCGGCAATATGAGAAATGGAAATCTAAGTCGTTTGAAATATTAGCGATCAACTTAAGCGAAGATAAAATCACTGTAAATAACTTTAAGCAACGATACAACCTGACATTTCCTCTGTTGTATGACCAAAACAGGAAGATTGAGCGCGAGTACCAGATCCGATCCTACCCAACGACTTTCTTTGTCAACCCTGACGGAACAATAATGGATATATTTGTCGGCGGTATGACAGAGAAGGATATCGATGACCGAATTCGTGAATTGTTGAAAAACTGA
- a CDS encoding type IV secretory system conjugative DNA transfer family protein, with protein MNKLGALTTYPTSRRMLGQLHSSINTRQVMDEGRIVLIDGSGCVPDLLKILASLFFIDYHFTCRKRPQHQSRAHFFFADEMHLFATDILTKILAEDRKFGLSLFLATQYLSQLSDRILEAILGNVGTLMLLQLGGPDADKLSRWLKPQVTNADLMNLAELHAIVRTKGREGRLELFTVKNDVVPIRNEALIKEAWAHSDEQDGRAVEAVEQEMKCSGLSGMPEAADFPIFG; from the coding sequence TTGAACAAGCTCGGTGCCTTGACGACGTACCCGACGTCGCGGCGGATGCTCGGCCAGCTTCACAGCAGCATTAATACACGGCAAGTCATGGACGAAGGCAGGATCGTGCTGATCGACGGCTCCGGCTGCGTACCGGATTTGTTGAAGATTTTGGCCAGCCTGTTTTTCATCGACTACCACTTTACCTGCCGCAAGCGGCCGCAGCATCAATCGAGGGCACATTTCTTTTTTGCCGATGAAATGCACTTGTTCGCGACGGACATTTTGACCAAAATACTGGCCGAGGACCGCAAGTTCGGCTTGTCGCTGTTTCTGGCCACGCAGTATTTGTCTCAACTGTCCGATCGCATTCTGGAGGCGATTCTCGGCAACGTCGGCACGCTCATGCTGCTGCAGCTCGGCGGGCCGGACGCGGACAAGCTGTCGCGCTGGCTCAAGCCGCAAGTCACGAACGCCGATTTGATGAACCTGGCTGAGCTTCACGCCATCGTGCGCACGAAAGGCCGCGAAGGACGGCTCGAGCTGTTCACGGTCAAAAACGATGTTGTCCCGATCCGGAATGAAGCCTTGATCAAGGAGGCATGGGCGCATTCGGACGAGCAGGACGGACGCGCTGTGGAAGCGGTCGAGCAGGAAATGAAGTGCTCGGGTCTCTCCGGTATGCCGGAGGCGGCCGATTTTCCGATTTTTGGTTGA
- a CDS encoding replication-relaxation family protein, with product MYYEAKKETQVMLYRHTLLTAEQLALSLNYKPKTIYNIVCEMKETGVIRPIRLPFLKRNHVGYTLTAQGARGAAGLVGDETVYRAKAWEAGPVQIEHFYGTNAFFTDLIRHSLSRAEEGMIEWLDPRSAAERYVQTKPSGKAAAPVKPDGFGMYRFPDHGRLAFHLEYDTGTETLWRLKDKMVHYGTLIPKIWPKVEAVHVLFVTKIESRPKTLIDIWDALRKGTFSHDRLPNVWTISENEWKQNGPGSAKWLGSGGQYRSLKEMPLLPIQTDLAGLLLGKQLREQPPIINRR from the coding sequence TTGTACTACGAAGCAAAAAAAGAAACGCAGGTGATGCTGTACCGGCACACGTTGCTGACAGCGGAGCAATTAGCGCTCAGCCTGAACTACAAACCGAAAACGATCTACAATATCGTCTGTGAAATGAAAGAAACCGGAGTGATCCGGCCCATCCGCCTTCCTTTTCTGAAACGAAACCATGTCGGATATACCTTAACGGCCCAGGGGGCAAGAGGGGCAGCCGGTCTGGTCGGGGATGAAACGGTGTATCGGGCGAAAGCGTGGGAAGCCGGACCGGTGCAGATCGAGCATTTTTATGGAACGAACGCTTTTTTCACGGATTTGATCCGCCATAGCCTTTCCCGAGCAGAAGAGGGGATGATCGAATGGCTGGACCCGAGGTCGGCTGCCGAACGGTACGTGCAGACAAAACCGTCGGGAAAAGCTGCCGCTCCGGTCAAACCGGACGGGTTCGGCATGTACCGCTTTCCGGATCATGGAAGGCTGGCCTTTCATCTGGAGTACGATACGGGCACCGAAACGCTGTGGCGCTTAAAAGACAAGATGGTTCACTACGGAACGCTGATCCCGAAAATTTGGCCGAAGGTGGAAGCGGTGCATGTGCTATTCGTGACAAAAATCGAAAGCCGCCCAAAAACACTGATCGACATTTGGGATGCGTTGCGAAAGGGTACGTTCAGCCATGACCGTTTGCCGAACGTATGGACCATCAGTGAAAACGAGTGGAAACAAAACGGACCAGGGTCGGCGAAGTGGCTGGGCAGCGGCGGACAATACCGGAGCTTGAAGGAGATGCCACTTTTGCCTATCCAGACAGACCTTGCCGGACTGCTGCTCGGTAAACAGCTCAGAGAGCAACCCCCAATCATCAACAGGAGGTGA
- a CDS encoding conjugal transfer protein has product MDVRLLPKLLLWAMLIVSSLGAVSTVLRTETDPTPAILKKTTEQQMAVHTALSFAREWMRWDGEELPEARMHRLKPYVNPDDLVRIAALQPEQKTKRQEVIAAEFVSSSSSGGPRYAVRVRVIAANPERVVWEVDVPVLVQTGKGAAVTAPPLIRSPQEPPAVPETGSGEPEASADVKQRMRPAIESFLKAMCEGKDADSLFNYVTTGSNLKPLEGRIRFLALERLEAVGVGPYKVTVTFSVQDAATGFRVTQVCKLAVTEENQKFFVGSVE; this is encoded by the coding sequence ATGGATGTTCGATTGCTGCCCAAGCTGCTGCTGTGGGCGATGCTGATCGTTTCCAGTCTGGGCGCGGTTTCCACGGTCTTGAGAACGGAAACCGACCCGACGCCGGCCATCCTCAAGAAGACAACGGAGCAGCAGATGGCGGTCCATACGGCGCTCAGCTTTGCCCGCGAATGGATGCGCTGGGACGGCGAGGAACTGCCGGAAGCTCGAATGCACCGGCTCAAGCCGTACGTCAATCCGGATGACCTCGTGCGCATCGCAGCTCTCCAGCCGGAACAAAAAACGAAACGGCAGGAGGTAATCGCGGCGGAGTTCGTGTCCTCGTCCTCCAGCGGGGGACCGCGCTATGCGGTTCGCGTCCGGGTGATCGCGGCGAATCCCGAACGGGTCGTGTGGGAAGTCGATGTGCCCGTGTTGGTGCAGACGGGTAAGGGCGCTGCAGTGACTGCGCCGCCGCTCATCCGTTCGCCGCAGGAGCCGCCCGCCGTTCCGGAAACGGGAAGCGGAGAACCGGAAGCGTCCGCGGATGTAAAGCAGCGAATGCGTCCGGCGATCGAAAGCTTTCTGAAGGCGATGTGCGAAGGCAAGGACGCGGATAGCTTGTTCAACTACGTCACGACCGGGTCAAATTTGAAACCGCTCGAAGGCCGAATTCGCTTCCTCGCGCTGGAGCGATTGGAGGCTGTCGGAGTTGGACCTTACAAGGTCACGGTTACGTTTTCTGTGCAGGATGCAGCGACGGGTTTTCGTGTGACGCAGGTGTGTAAGCTGGCGGTGACGGAGGAGAATCAGAAGTTTTTTGTAGGGAGCGTAGAGTAA
- a CDS encoding TcpE family conjugal transfer membrane protein, with amino-acid sequence MDEDKTESYRALYRVRPLIYHIGDIRLWMPIRQDAVVLWLVYIGVFFIFCYVFPVLAWLLPIDRTITMVVGPIAAAYYTVKLDPAGKTVPRYVRDILHFLVRPKWFVRWQAIRQPEGKHRIRFAGRCRPYERISLPKGGEAWSGSGRQLHGTVEGLQALCLPANVRIRWRGRSGKLDITQLKRRSKRAVVPPVVLEGNARRSMSWITSVPVQVERENIDGHLEIWKVRKRSGIH; translated from the coding sequence ATGGACGAGGATAAAACGGAATCGTATCGCGCGTTGTACCGCGTTCGCCCGCTCATTTATCATATTGGCGACATTCGCTTGTGGATGCCGATCCGGCAGGACGCCGTCGTGCTCTGGTTGGTGTATATCGGCGTGTTTTTCATCTTTTGCTACGTCTTTCCGGTGCTGGCATGGCTTCTTCCCATCGATCGTACGATCACGATGGTTGTCGGGCCGATTGCCGCCGCATACTACACGGTCAAACTGGATCCGGCAGGGAAAACGGTGCCGCGCTACGTGCGGGACATCCTGCATTTTCTGGTGCGGCCGAAATGGTTTGTCCGCTGGCAGGCGATCCGCCAACCCGAAGGGAAACATCGGATCCGGTTTGCCGGCCGGTGCCGGCCGTATGAACGGATCTCGTTGCCAAAAGGCGGCGAGGCATGGAGCGGCAGCGGCAGACAGCTGCACGGGACGGTCGAGGGATTGCAGGCGCTTTGCCTTCCCGCAAACGTGCGCATCCGCTGGCGCGGGCGAAGCGGAAAACTTGATATCACGCAACTGAAGCGGCGGTCCAAACGTGCGGTTGTTCCGCCGGTTGTGCTGGAGGGAAATGCGCGGCGCTCGATGTCATGGATAACATCCGTTCCGGTGCAAGTCGAAAGAGAGAATATAGATGGGCATTTGGAGATATGGAAGGTTCGAAAACGGAGCGGCATTCATTGA
- a CDS encoding ATP-binding protein — translation MKFPVLYWEQNLLFDTMLKPWAVYRIPLKAYAYQSPEKKRGAVSQMQQFLHSYHGSGQLLSVTRMMNAGVWQQRRMGQGAEYERYVKAVMQRFAERRPWQRSLYLILQLSAVHKQIPEVDLSGLRKTGETLRQWAGAFGRNIQEQFWYRQRGELEMERLNIAKSAESLQFNQVNHHLSGERCGPQEIEWLIRRGFFRGLAVEPELTLTPETMRELRVKGEKVLLRPKKSLPVLLAADLVGEEKMKTWIVHHDDLEEDSLKSFQAFFSVVDVPEEISTIGDEWLYALEDLPFPAEVSIHFQVQTPHEAAGGLQKSRKVLKDQRREYKEASEETPITLEWAGKRGRVLENKLQKGMRLVWASTWLNVSASSRKELEERAAQLLQLYATKQIRAVRSPADQALAFWLFLPGSPLDKQNRIPMDPKFLAAGMLHGSREIGDPDGDYIGRTLHRIPVLLDLKRPMSKELNRSGAIVIVGTLGSGKSVLKKTLFYHGYNQGGIVFSIDPKDEDSCFALIPDIRQNMVRLNFSADSATKFNPFRMSKSEDRAHGIVLDFLSLLLEGTRNDERADAIMEAVERTFEQRQRDLYMFMQELERVSSDSPVEAIRVEARRCMNRLQSYSRSPFGKFIFARDGEENANLSGARFIVITLAGLPLPKKRSERIQTALTPNERFGLGIMYLVAALGREYMFYSPHDQLKIFGIDESWMLKAFPEGALLIDEIIRMGRSFQVVPLLATQNPGDVADEETRNNLGSIFCFRTEDPRAIADNLTLLGLDPDDEDMIQAFRELKAGDCYMKDITGRIGRVHIEPTPDDLLSVFNTTPDRLSAERRENNR, via the coding sequence TTGAAGTTTCCGGTTTTGTATTGGGAACAAAACCTCCTGTTTGACACGATGCTGAAACCGTGGGCGGTGTACCGCATACCGCTTAAAGCCTATGCGTACCAGTCTCCGGAGAAAAAGCGCGGCGCCGTGAGCCAGATGCAGCAGTTTTTGCACAGCTACCATGGCAGCGGCCAATTGTTATCCGTCACCCGGATGATGAACGCTGGCGTGTGGCAACAGCGGCGAATGGGGCAGGGCGCGGAATACGAGCGGTATGTGAAAGCGGTCATGCAGCGGTTTGCCGAGCGGCGGCCGTGGCAGCGATCGCTTTATTTGATTTTGCAGCTTTCCGCCGTGCACAAGCAGATTCCGGAAGTCGATTTGTCGGGCCTGCGCAAGACGGGAGAAACGCTGCGCCAATGGGCCGGCGCGTTCGGCCGCAACATCCAGGAACAGTTCTGGTACCGCCAGCGCGGGGAATTGGAGATGGAACGCCTTAACATCGCGAAGTCCGCCGAAAGCCTGCAGTTCAATCAGGTAAACCATCATCTGAGCGGCGAGCGGTGCGGACCGCAGGAAATCGAGTGGCTGATCAGGCGCGGTTTCTTTCGTGGATTGGCCGTGGAGCCGGAGTTGACGCTGACGCCGGAGACAATGCGCGAGTTGCGGGTGAAAGGCGAGAAGGTGCTGCTACGACCGAAGAAATCGCTGCCGGTACTGCTTGCCGCAGATCTTGTCGGCGAAGAAAAGATGAAGACGTGGATCGTTCATCATGACGATTTGGAGGAGGACAGCCTGAAAAGCTTTCAGGCGTTTTTCTCGGTCGTCGATGTGCCTGAGGAAATTTCGACCATCGGGGACGAGTGGCTGTACGCGCTCGAAGATCTTCCGTTTCCCGCCGAAGTCAGCATCCATTTTCAGGTGCAGACCCCGCATGAGGCGGCGGGAGGGTTGCAGAAGAGCCGCAAAGTGCTGAAGGATCAAAGGCGCGAATACAAGGAGGCGTCCGAGGAAACGCCAATCACGCTGGAATGGGCCGGCAAACGCGGACGGGTGCTGGAGAACAAGCTGCAAAAAGGGATGCGGCTTGTGTGGGCGTCGACGTGGCTCAACGTCTCCGCTTCTTCCCGCAAGGAACTGGAGGAACGCGCGGCGCAGCTCCTGCAATTGTATGCCACCAAGCAAATTCGCGCCGTTCGGTCCCCGGCGGATCAGGCGCTGGCGTTCTGGCTCTTTTTGCCGGGTTCCCCGTTGGACAAGCAAAACCGGATCCCGATGGATCCGAAGTTTCTGGCTGCGGGGATGCTGCACGGTTCAAGGGAGATCGGCGATCCGGACGGGGATTACATCGGGCGAACGCTGCACCGCATTCCGGTGCTGCTCGATTTGAAGCGGCCGATGTCCAAGGAACTGAACCGTTCCGGGGCGATCGTCATCGTCGGTACGCTGGGCTCGGGGAAGTCGGTGCTGAAGAAGACGCTGTTCTACCACGGGTACAACCAGGGCGGCATCGTGTTTTCGATCGATCCCAAGGATGAGGACAGCTGCTTTGCGCTCATCCCGGACATTCGTCAAAACATGGTGCGTCTGAACTTTTCGGCGGATTCGGCGACGAAGTTCAATCCGTTCCGAATGTCCAAAAGCGAGGACCGCGCGCACGGCATCGTGCTGGATTTCCTCAGCTTGCTGCTCGAGGGAACCCGCAATGACGAGCGGGCCGACGCCATCATGGAAGCCGTCGAGCGGACGTTCGAGCAAAGGCAGCGCGATCTGTACATGTTTATGCAGGAACTGGAGCGGGTTTCGTCGGATTCGCCGGTGGAAGCGATCCGCGTTGAAGCCCGCCGCTGCATGAACCGGCTGCAGTCGTACTCACGGAGCCCGTTCGGAAAGTTTATTTTCGCCCGCGACGGGGAAGAAAACGCGAACTTGAGCGGCGCGCGGTTTATCGTCATTACGCTTGCCGGATTGCCACTTCCCAAGAAGCGAAGCGAACGGATTCAGACGGCGCTGACGCCGAACGAGCGGTTCGGCCTTGGCATCATGTATCTGGTTGCCGCACTCGGGCGGGAGTACATGTTTTACAGTCCGCACGACCAGCTCAAAATTTTCGGCATCGATGAAAGCTGGATGCTGAAGGCTTTTCCTGAGGGCGCGCTGCTCATCGATGAAATTATCCGGATGGGCCGTTCCTTTCAGGTCGTGCCGCTGCTGGCGACACAAAATCCGGGGGATGTGGCTGACGAGGAGACGAGGAACAATCTCGGCTCCATTTTTTGTTTCCGGACCGAAGACCCTCGGGCGATTGCGGACAACCTGACGCTGCTCGGACTCGACCCCGATGATGAGGACATGATCCAAGCGTTCCGCGAACTGAAAGCCGGGGATTGCTACATGAAAGACATTACCGGGCGGATCGGGCGGGTGCATATCGAGCCGACGCCGGACGATCTGCTTTCCGTGTTCAATACGACGCCGGATCGTCTATCGGCGGAAAGGAGGGAAAACAACCGTTGA